A section of the Clostridium omnivorum genome encodes:
- a CDS encoding ABC transporter substrate-binding protein → MKRKALLIISAVMTATMIFTSCGQKQKVIDNPGKSDTAKVDKKVQETKKAPNPEKLPQTSKDRKDTLIVGITAPSGKFNPIYSDSVYDSYVTSLVFDGLMTNDKEGNPIGLLAEKWDISQDNKTYTFHLKKGVKFSDGTELKASDVAFTYTALCDPKYDGPRVDAAEKLVGFKEYNKGDAKEVSGIKVIDDYTISFTLTDVKAPAIIGDFGYGIMSKNYYGFEKGSIQKLKDLFLKPMGTGAYKFKAYEAGQTVEFEKNDSYFRGAPKIANIIMKVTNSQTNIQELKSGGTDMDVIAAKPENINMLNEAGFLDLQFYPDNGYSYIGLNLRNDMFKDKKVRQALTYGLNRKGFVDSYYKGYADVCNAPMSPVSWAYTEDIEKYDYNAEKANKLLDEAGWVKKDDGWRYKDGKKFTIHWLTYTGSKYVDNLVPIVKENWKAIGVEVIPELMEFATLSEKVYDKQEFEMYNMAWSLSIDPDPSGIFAISQDTLGGFNSVGWRNDEAEKLVQEGLKTTDLEKRKEIYKKWTKMANDDLPYIFISQNKDMWAVSSKVKGIEISPYRDWTYDVWKAEIAAN, encoded by the coding sequence ATGAAAAGAAAGGCACTATTAATAATAAGTGCAGTAATGACAGCTACAATGATTTTTACATCTTGTGGTCAAAAACAAAAAGTTATTGATAATCCGGGTAAAAGTGATACTGCAAAGGTAGACAAAAAGGTTCAGGAGACTAAAAAGGCTCCAAATCCAGAAAAGCTTCCTCAAACTTCAAAGGACAGAAAGGATACCCTTATTGTTGGTATAACGGCTCCTAGTGGTAAATTTAATCCTATTTATAGTGACTCCGTTTATGATAGCTATGTAACATCTCTTGTATTTGATGGTTTAATGACCAATGATAAGGAAGGAAATCCAATAGGTCTTTTGGCTGAAAAATGGGATATTTCACAAGACAATAAGACTTATACCTTCCACTTAAAGAAAGGTGTTAAGTTTAGTGATGGAACTGAACTAAAGGCTTCAGACGTTGCATTTACCTATACTGCTTTATGTGATCCTAAATATGATGGACCAAGAGTTGATGCAGCTGAAAAGTTAGTAGGATTTAAAGAATATAATAAAGGTGATGCAAAAGAAGTAAGCGGCATAAAGGTTATTGACGATTATACTATTTCCTTTACTTTAACAGATGTTAAGGCACCAGCAATTATTGGTGACTTTGGATATGGAATTATGTCAAAGAATTACTATGGCTTTGAAAAGGGTTCAATCCAAAAGCTTAAAGATTTATTCTTAAAGCCAATGGGTACAGGAGCGTACAAGTTCAAAGCTTATGAAGCTGGTCAGACAGTAGAATTTGAAAAGAATGACAGCTACTTTAGAGGTGCTCCTAAGATTGCTAATATTATTATGAAGGTAACAAACTCTCAAACTAATATTCAAGAGCTTAAATCTGGTGGAACAGATATGGATGTAATTGCAGCTAAACCAGAAAATATAAATATGTTAAATGAAGCAGGTTTCCTTGATCTTCAATTCTATCCAGACAACGGATACTCCTATATAGGACTTAATTTAAGAAATGACATGTTCAAGGATAAGAAAGTACGTCAAGCTCTAACTTATGGCTTAAATAGAAAGGGTTTTGTAGACTCTTATTATAAAGGATATGCTGATGTATGTAACGCTCCAATGTCTCCAGTGTCTTGGGCATATACAGAAGATATAGAAAAGTATGACTACAATGCTGAGAAAGCAAACAAGCTTCTTGATGAAGCAGGATGGGTAAAGAAGGACGACGGATGGAGATACAAAGATGGTAAGAAATTCACAATTCACTGGTTAACATATACTGGAAGTAAATATGTAGATAATTTAGTTCCTATAGTAAAAGAAAATTGGAAGGCTATTGGCGTAGAAGTTATACCAGAACTTATGGAATTTGCAACTTTATCAGAAAAAGTTTACGATAAGCAGGAATTTGAAATGTATAATATGGCTTGGTCATTATCTATAGACCCAGATCCATCAGGAATATTTGCAATTTCTCAGGATACCCTTGGAGGATTTAACTCTGTAGGCTGGAGAAATGATGAAGCTGAAAAGCTTGTTCAAGAGGGTTTGAAGACTACAGACCTTGAAAAGAGAAAAGAAATATACAAGAAATGGACAAAAATGGCTAATGATGACCTTCCATATATATTTATAAGCCAAAATAAGGATATGTGGGCTGTAAGTTCAAAGGTTAAGGGAATAGAAATTTCCCCATACAGAGATTGGACTTATGATGTTTGGAAGGCAGAAATAGCAGCTAATTAA